From Caretta caretta isolate rCarCar2 chromosome 14, rCarCar1.hap1, whole genome shotgun sequence, the proteins below share one genomic window:
- the EXOC7 gene encoding exocyst complex component 7 isoform X13, with protein MIPPEEASARRREIEDKLKQEEETLSFIRESLEKSDQLTKNMVSILSSFESRLMKLENSIIPVHKQTENLQRLQENVEKTLSCLDHVISYYHVAKDTEKIIKEGPTGRLEEYLGCMARIQKAVEYFQDNNPDSPELNRVKSLFERGKESLESEFRSLMTRHTKPVPPILILDLISGDDEIDTQEDMILEHLPESVLQDIVRISLWLVEYGRNQDFMNVYYQIRSSQLDRSIKGLKEHFRKNSSSTGIPYSPAIQNKRKDTPTKKPIKRPGRDDMLDIEIDAYIHCVSAFVKLAQSEYQLLTEIIPEHHQKKTFDSLIQESLDNLMIEGDNIVSAARKAIIRHDYSAVLTIFPILRHLKQTKPEFDQVLQGTAASTKNKLPGLITSMETTGAKALEDFADNIKNDPDKEYNMPKDGTVHELTSNAILFLQQLLDFQETAGAMLASQETSSSASSYSSEFSRRLLSTYICKVLGNLQLNLLSKSKVYEDPALSAIFLHNNYNYILKSLEKSELIQLVAVTQKTAERSYKEHIEQQIQTYQRSWLKVTEYISERNLPVFQSGVKLKDKERQMIKERFKGFNDGLEELCKIQKAWAIPDMEQRDKIRKAQKTIVKETYSAFLHRYGNVPFTKNPEKYIKYRVDQVGEMIEKLFDTSA; from the exons GAAGAAGAAACGCTGTCCTTTATAAGAGAGAGTCTTGAAAAGAGTGATCAGCTCACCAAAAACATG gtttccatcctctcctcctttgaGAGCCGTTTGATGAAGCTGGAGAACTCTATCATCCCTGTACATAAGCAGACAGAGAATCTACAACGTCTGCAGGAGAATGTTGAGAAGACCCTGTCCTGTCTGGATCATGTCATTAGTTATTACCATGTGGCTAAGGACACAGAGAAGATCATAAAGGAAGG CCCTACGGGGAGACTAGAGGAGTATTTGGGCTGCATGGCCAGAATCCAGAAGGCTGTAGAATATTTCCAGGACAACAATCCTGACAGCCCAGAACTGAACCGGGTG aAATCCCTGTTTGAGAGGGGGAAGGAATCTCTGGAATCAGAATTCCGCAGTCTGATGACGCGACACACCAAGCCAGTTCCTCCAATCCTCATCCTGGATCTGATCAGTGGGGATGATGAGATTGATACGCAGGAAGATATGATTTTGGAACACCTCCCTGAGAGTGTCTTGCAAGACATTGTCCGTATCTCCCTTTGGCTGGTGGAGTATGGAAGAAACCAAG ACTTCATGAATGTTTATTACCAAATCCGCTCTAGCCAGCTCGACCGCTCCATCAAAGGTCTGAAGGAGCATTTCCGTAAGAACAGCTCCTCCACAGGCATCCCGTACTCCCCCGCCATTCAGAACAAGAGGAAGGACACACCGACCAAAAAGCCTATCAAGAGACCAG GGAGGGATGACATGTTGGACATCGAGATTGATGCGTACATTCACTGTGTTAGCgcctttgtgaaactggcccagAGCGAGTACCAGCTCCTGACAGAAATCATCCCAGAGCACCACCAGAAGAAGACCTTTGACTCCCTCATTCAG GAGTCTCTGGATAACCTGATGATAGAGGGGGATAACATTGTCTCAGCAGCCCGGAAGGCCATCATTCGGCATGACTATTCAGCTGTGCTCACCATCTTCCCCATCCTCAGACACCTGAAGCAGACAAAGCCAGAGTTTGATCAAGTCTTACAG GGCACTGCAGCCAGCACAAAGAACAAGCTTCCAGGGCTGATCACCTCCATGGAAACCACAGGTGCAAAAGCACTGGAGGACTTTGCAGACAACATTAAG AATGATCCAGACAAGGAGTATAACATGCCGAAAGATGGGACAGTTCACGAACTCACCAGCAAT GCCATTCTCTTCCTGCAGCAGTTGCTGGATTTCCAGGAGACAGCAGGTGCCATGCTGGCATCCCAAG AGACCAGCTCTTCAGCTAGCAGCTACAGTTCTGAATTTAGCAGACGTCTGCTCAGCACCTACATCT GCAAAGTATTGGGCAACTTGCAACTAAACCTTCTCAGTAAATCCAAGGTTTATGAGGACCCAGCTTTGAGTGCCATCTTCCTGCACAACAACTACAATTACATCCTTAAATCCCTTGAAAA GTCTGAGCTAATCCAGTTGGTGGCTGTGACTCAGAAAACAGCAGAGAGGTCTTACAAGGAGCACATTGAGCAGCAGATCCAAACCTACCAGCGCAG CTGGTTAAAAGTAACAGAATACATCTCGGAGAGAAACTTGCCTGTCTTTCAATCAGGAGTCAAG CTCAAGGATAAGGAGAGGCAGATGATAAAGGAGCGTTTTAAG GGTTTTAATGACGGCCTGGAGGAGTTGTGTAAAATCCAGAAGGCCTGGGCCATCCCTGACATGGAGCAGAGGGACAAAATCCGCAAGGCCCAGAAAACCATTGTGAAAGAGACCTACAGTGCCTTCTTACACAG GTATGGCAATGTGCCCTTCACCAAGAACCCTGAGAAGTACATCAAGTATAGAGTTGACCAGGTGGGCGAGATGATTGAGAAGCTGTTCGACACATCAGCATGA
- the EXOC7 gene encoding exocyst complex component 7 isoform X10 — MIPPEEASARRREIEDKLKQEEETLSFIRESLEKSDQLTKNMVSILSSFESRLMKLENSIIPVHKQTENLQRLQENVEKTLSCLDHVISYYHVAKDTEKIIKEGPTGRLEEYLGCMARIQKAVEYFQDNNPDSPELNRVKSLFERGKESLESEFRSLMTRHTKPVPPILILDLISGDDEIDTQEDMILEHLPESVLQDIVRISLWLVEYGRNQDFMNVYYQIRSSQLDRSIKGLKEHFRKNSSSTGIPYSPAIQNKRKDTPTKKPIKRPGTIRKAQNLLKQYSQHGLDGKKGASNLIPMEGRDDMLDIEIDAYIHCVSAFVKLAQSEYQLLTEIIPEHHQKKTFDSLIQESLDNLMIEGDNIVSAARKAIIRHDYSAVLTIFPILRHLKQTKPEFDQVLQGTAASTKNKLPGLITSMETTGAKALEDFADNIKNDPDKEYNMPKDGTVHELTSNAILFLQQLLDFQETAGAMLASQETSSSASSYSSEFSRRLLSTYICKVLGNLQLNLLSKSKVYEDPALSAIFLHNNYNYILKSLEKSELIQLVAVTQKTAERSYKEHIEQQIQTYQRSWLKVTEYISERNLPVFQSGVKLKDKERQMIKERFKGFNDGLEELCKIQKAWAIPDMEQRDKIRKAQKTIVKETYSAFLHRYGNVPFTKNPEKYIKYRVDQVGEMIEKLFDTSA, encoded by the exons GAAGAAGAAACGCTGTCCTTTATAAGAGAGAGTCTTGAAAAGAGTGATCAGCTCACCAAAAACATG gtttccatcctctcctcctttgaGAGCCGTTTGATGAAGCTGGAGAACTCTATCATCCCTGTACATAAGCAGACAGAGAATCTACAACGTCTGCAGGAGAATGTTGAGAAGACCCTGTCCTGTCTGGATCATGTCATTAGTTATTACCATGTGGCTAAGGACACAGAGAAGATCATAAAGGAAGG CCCTACGGGGAGACTAGAGGAGTATTTGGGCTGCATGGCCAGAATCCAGAAGGCTGTAGAATATTTCCAGGACAACAATCCTGACAGCCCAGAACTGAACCGGGTG aAATCCCTGTTTGAGAGGGGGAAGGAATCTCTGGAATCAGAATTCCGCAGTCTGATGACGCGACACACCAAGCCAGTTCCTCCAATCCTCATCCTGGATCTGATCAGTGGGGATGATGAGATTGATACGCAGGAAGATATGATTTTGGAACACCTCCCTGAGAGTGTCTTGCAAGACATTGTCCGTATCTCCCTTTGGCTGGTGGAGTATGGAAGAAACCAAG ACTTCATGAATGTTTATTACCAAATCCGCTCTAGCCAGCTCGACCGCTCCATCAAAGGTCTGAAGGAGCATTTCCGTAAGAACAGCTCCTCCACAGGCATCCCGTACTCCCCCGCCATTCAGAACAAGAGGAAGGACACACCGACCAAAAAGCCTATCAAGAGACCAG GCACGATCCGGAAGGCTCAGAACCTTCTGAAACAGTATTCTCAGCATGGTCTAGATGGGAAAAAGGGGGCCTCTAACCTCATTCCTATGGAAG GGAGGGATGACATGTTGGACATCGAGATTGATGCGTACATTCACTGTGTTAGCgcctttgtgaaactggcccagAGCGAGTACCAGCTCCTGACAGAAATCATCCCAGAGCACCACCAGAAGAAGACCTTTGACTCCCTCATTCAG GAGTCTCTGGATAACCTGATGATAGAGGGGGATAACATTGTCTCAGCAGCCCGGAAGGCCATCATTCGGCATGACTATTCAGCTGTGCTCACCATCTTCCCCATCCTCAGACACCTGAAGCAGACAAAGCCAGAGTTTGATCAAGTCTTACAG GGCACTGCAGCCAGCACAAAGAACAAGCTTCCAGGGCTGATCACCTCCATGGAAACCACAGGTGCAAAAGCACTGGAGGACTTTGCAGACAACATTAAG AATGATCCAGACAAGGAGTATAACATGCCGAAAGATGGGACAGTTCACGAACTCACCAGCAAT GCCATTCTCTTCCTGCAGCAGTTGCTGGATTTCCAGGAGACAGCAGGTGCCATGCTGGCATCCCAAG AGACCAGCTCTTCAGCTAGCAGCTACAGTTCTGAATTTAGCAGACGTCTGCTCAGCACCTACATCT GCAAAGTATTGGGCAACTTGCAACTAAACCTTCTCAGTAAATCCAAGGTTTATGAGGACCCAGCTTTGAGTGCCATCTTCCTGCACAACAACTACAATTACATCCTTAAATCCCTTGAAAA GTCTGAGCTAATCCAGTTGGTGGCTGTGACTCAGAAAACAGCAGAGAGGTCTTACAAGGAGCACATTGAGCAGCAGATCCAAACCTACCAGCGCAG CTGGTTAAAAGTAACAGAATACATCTCGGAGAGAAACTTGCCTGTCTTTCAATCAGGAGTCAAG CTCAAGGATAAGGAGAGGCAGATGATAAAGGAGCGTTTTAAG GGTTTTAATGACGGCCTGGAGGAGTTGTGTAAAATCCAGAAGGCCTGGGCCATCCCTGACATGGAGCAGAGGGACAAAATCCGCAAGGCCCAGAAAACCATTGTGAAAGAGACCTACAGTGCCTTCTTACACAG GTATGGCAATGTGCCCTTCACCAAGAACCCTGAGAAGTACATCAAGTATAGAGTTGACCAGGTGGGCGAGATGATTGAGAAGCTGTTCGACACATCAGCATGA
- the EXOC7 gene encoding exocyst complex component 7 isoform X12: MIPPEEASARRREIEDKLKQEEETLSFIRESLEKSDQLTKNMVSILSSFESRLMKLENSIIPVHKQTENLQRLQENVEKTLSCLDHVISYYHVAKDTEKIIKEGPTGRLEEYLGCMARIQKAVEYFQDNNPDSPELNRVKSLFERGKESLESEFRSLMTRHTKPVPPILILDLISGDDEIDTQEDMILEHLPESVLQDIVRISLWLVEYGRNQDFMNVYYQIRSSQLDRSIKGLKEHFRKNSSSTGIPYSPAIQNKRKDTPTKKPIKRPGRDDMLDIEIDAYIHCVSAFVKLAQSEYQLLTEIIPEHHQKKTFDSLIQESLDNLMIEGDNIVSAARKAIIRHDYSAVLTIFPILRHLKQTKPEFDQVLQGTAASTKNKLPGLITSMETTGAKALEDFADNIKNDPDKEYNMPKDGTVHELTSNAILFLQQLLDFQETAGAMLASQVLGDTYNIPLDPRETSSSASSYSSEFSRRLLSTYICKVLGNLQLNLLSKSKVYEDPALSAIFLHNNYNYILKSLEKSELIQLVAVTQKTAERSYKEHIEQQIQTYQRSWLKVTEYISERNLPVFQSGVKLKDKERQMIKERFKGFNDGLEELCKIQKAWAIPDMEQRDKIRKAQKTIVKETYSAFLHRYGNVPFTKNPEKYIKYRVDQVGEMIEKLFDTSA; the protein is encoded by the exons GAAGAAGAAACGCTGTCCTTTATAAGAGAGAGTCTTGAAAAGAGTGATCAGCTCACCAAAAACATG gtttccatcctctcctcctttgaGAGCCGTTTGATGAAGCTGGAGAACTCTATCATCCCTGTACATAAGCAGACAGAGAATCTACAACGTCTGCAGGAGAATGTTGAGAAGACCCTGTCCTGTCTGGATCATGTCATTAGTTATTACCATGTGGCTAAGGACACAGAGAAGATCATAAAGGAAGG CCCTACGGGGAGACTAGAGGAGTATTTGGGCTGCATGGCCAGAATCCAGAAGGCTGTAGAATATTTCCAGGACAACAATCCTGACAGCCCAGAACTGAACCGGGTG aAATCCCTGTTTGAGAGGGGGAAGGAATCTCTGGAATCAGAATTCCGCAGTCTGATGACGCGACACACCAAGCCAGTTCCTCCAATCCTCATCCTGGATCTGATCAGTGGGGATGATGAGATTGATACGCAGGAAGATATGATTTTGGAACACCTCCCTGAGAGTGTCTTGCAAGACATTGTCCGTATCTCCCTTTGGCTGGTGGAGTATGGAAGAAACCAAG ACTTCATGAATGTTTATTACCAAATCCGCTCTAGCCAGCTCGACCGCTCCATCAAAGGTCTGAAGGAGCATTTCCGTAAGAACAGCTCCTCCACAGGCATCCCGTACTCCCCCGCCATTCAGAACAAGAGGAAGGACACACCGACCAAAAAGCCTATCAAGAGACCAG GGAGGGATGACATGTTGGACATCGAGATTGATGCGTACATTCACTGTGTTAGCgcctttgtgaaactggcccagAGCGAGTACCAGCTCCTGACAGAAATCATCCCAGAGCACCACCAGAAGAAGACCTTTGACTCCCTCATTCAG GAGTCTCTGGATAACCTGATGATAGAGGGGGATAACATTGTCTCAGCAGCCCGGAAGGCCATCATTCGGCATGACTATTCAGCTGTGCTCACCATCTTCCCCATCCTCAGACACCTGAAGCAGACAAAGCCAGAGTTTGATCAAGTCTTACAG GGCACTGCAGCCAGCACAAAGAACAAGCTTCCAGGGCTGATCACCTCCATGGAAACCACAGGTGCAAAAGCACTGGAGGACTTTGCAGACAACATTAAG AATGATCCAGACAAGGAGTATAACATGCCGAAAGATGGGACAGTTCACGAACTCACCAGCAAT GCCATTCTCTTCCTGCAGCAGTTGCTGGATTTCCAGGAGACAGCAGGTGCCATGCTGGCATCCCAAG TTCTTGGGGACACATACAATATTCCTTTAGATCCCAGAG AGACCAGCTCTTCAGCTAGCAGCTACAGTTCTGAATTTAGCAGACGTCTGCTCAGCACCTACATCT GCAAAGTATTGGGCAACTTGCAACTAAACCTTCTCAGTAAATCCAAGGTTTATGAGGACCCAGCTTTGAGTGCCATCTTCCTGCACAACAACTACAATTACATCCTTAAATCCCTTGAAAA GTCTGAGCTAATCCAGTTGGTGGCTGTGACTCAGAAAACAGCAGAGAGGTCTTACAAGGAGCACATTGAGCAGCAGATCCAAACCTACCAGCGCAG CTGGTTAAAAGTAACAGAATACATCTCGGAGAGAAACTTGCCTGTCTTTCAATCAGGAGTCAAG CTCAAGGATAAGGAGAGGCAGATGATAAAGGAGCGTTTTAAG GGTTTTAATGACGGCCTGGAGGAGTTGTGTAAAATCCAGAAGGCCTGGGCCATCCCTGACATGGAGCAGAGGGACAAAATCCGCAAGGCCCAGAAAACCATTGTGAAAGAGACCTACAGTGCCTTCTTACACAG GTATGGCAATGTGCCCTTCACCAAGAACCCTGAGAAGTACATCAAGTATAGAGTTGACCAGGTGGGCGAGATGATTGAGAAGCTGTTCGACACATCAGCATGA
- the EXOC7 gene encoding exocyst complex component 7 isoform X11: MIPPEEASARRREIEDKLKQEEETLSFIRESLEKSDQLTKNMVSILSSFESRLMKLENSIIPVHKQTENLQRLQENVEKTLSCLDHVISYYHVAKDTEKIIKEGPTGRLEEYLGCMARIQKAVEYFQDNNPDSPELNRVKSLFERGKESLESEFRSLMTRHTKPVPPILILDLISGDDEIDTQEDMILEHLPESVLQDIVRISLWLVEYGRNQDFMNVYYQIRSSQLDRSIKGLKEHFRKNSSSTGIPYSPAIQNKRKDTPTKKPIKRPGHEHDLRVKHLSDTLNDKHGPAAGRDDMLDIEIDAYIHCVSAFVKLAQSEYQLLTEIIPEHHQKKTFDSLIQESLDNLMIEGDNIVSAARKAIIRHDYSAVLTIFPILRHLKQTKPEFDQVLQGTAASTKNKLPGLITSMETTGAKALEDFADNIKNDPDKEYNMPKDGTVHELTSNAILFLQQLLDFQETAGAMLASQETSSSASSYSSEFSRRLLSTYICKVLGNLQLNLLSKSKVYEDPALSAIFLHNNYNYILKSLEKSELIQLVAVTQKTAERSYKEHIEQQIQTYQRSWLKVTEYISERNLPVFQSGVKLKDKERQMIKERFKGFNDGLEELCKIQKAWAIPDMEQRDKIRKAQKTIVKETYSAFLHRYGNVPFTKNPEKYIKYRVDQVGEMIEKLFDTSA; encoded by the exons GAAGAAGAAACGCTGTCCTTTATAAGAGAGAGTCTTGAAAAGAGTGATCAGCTCACCAAAAACATG gtttccatcctctcctcctttgaGAGCCGTTTGATGAAGCTGGAGAACTCTATCATCCCTGTACATAAGCAGACAGAGAATCTACAACGTCTGCAGGAGAATGTTGAGAAGACCCTGTCCTGTCTGGATCATGTCATTAGTTATTACCATGTGGCTAAGGACACAGAGAAGATCATAAAGGAAGG CCCTACGGGGAGACTAGAGGAGTATTTGGGCTGCATGGCCAGAATCCAGAAGGCTGTAGAATATTTCCAGGACAACAATCCTGACAGCCCAGAACTGAACCGGGTG aAATCCCTGTTTGAGAGGGGGAAGGAATCTCTGGAATCAGAATTCCGCAGTCTGATGACGCGACACACCAAGCCAGTTCCTCCAATCCTCATCCTGGATCTGATCAGTGGGGATGATGAGATTGATACGCAGGAAGATATGATTTTGGAACACCTCCCTGAGAGTGTCTTGCAAGACATTGTCCGTATCTCCCTTTGGCTGGTGGAGTATGGAAGAAACCAAG ACTTCATGAATGTTTATTACCAAATCCGCTCTAGCCAGCTCGACCGCTCCATCAAAGGTCTGAAGGAGCATTTCCGTAAGAACAGCTCCTCCACAGGCATCCCGTACTCCCCCGCCATTCAGAACAAGAGGAAGGACACACCGACCAAAAAGCCTATCAAGAGACCAG GTCATGAGCATGATTTACGAGTTAAACACCTTTCCGATACCCTGAACGACAagcatgggccagctgctg GGAGGGATGACATGTTGGACATCGAGATTGATGCGTACATTCACTGTGTTAGCgcctttgtgaaactggcccagAGCGAGTACCAGCTCCTGACAGAAATCATCCCAGAGCACCACCAGAAGAAGACCTTTGACTCCCTCATTCAG GAGTCTCTGGATAACCTGATGATAGAGGGGGATAACATTGTCTCAGCAGCCCGGAAGGCCATCATTCGGCATGACTATTCAGCTGTGCTCACCATCTTCCCCATCCTCAGACACCTGAAGCAGACAAAGCCAGAGTTTGATCAAGTCTTACAG GGCACTGCAGCCAGCACAAAGAACAAGCTTCCAGGGCTGATCACCTCCATGGAAACCACAGGTGCAAAAGCACTGGAGGACTTTGCAGACAACATTAAG AATGATCCAGACAAGGAGTATAACATGCCGAAAGATGGGACAGTTCACGAACTCACCAGCAAT GCCATTCTCTTCCTGCAGCAGTTGCTGGATTTCCAGGAGACAGCAGGTGCCATGCTGGCATCCCAAG AGACCAGCTCTTCAGCTAGCAGCTACAGTTCTGAATTTAGCAGACGTCTGCTCAGCACCTACATCT GCAAAGTATTGGGCAACTTGCAACTAAACCTTCTCAGTAAATCCAAGGTTTATGAGGACCCAGCTTTGAGTGCCATCTTCCTGCACAACAACTACAATTACATCCTTAAATCCCTTGAAAA GTCTGAGCTAATCCAGTTGGTGGCTGTGACTCAGAAAACAGCAGAGAGGTCTTACAAGGAGCACATTGAGCAGCAGATCCAAACCTACCAGCGCAG CTGGTTAAAAGTAACAGAATACATCTCGGAGAGAAACTTGCCTGTCTTTCAATCAGGAGTCAAG CTCAAGGATAAGGAGAGGCAGATGATAAAGGAGCGTTTTAAG GGTTTTAATGACGGCCTGGAGGAGTTGTGTAAAATCCAGAAGGCCTGGGCCATCCCTGACATGGAGCAGAGGGACAAAATCCGCAAGGCCCAGAAAACCATTGTGAAAGAGACCTACAGTGCCTTCTTACACAG GTATGGCAATGTGCCCTTCACCAAGAACCCTGAGAAGTACATCAAGTATAGAGTTGACCAGGTGGGCGAGATGATTGAGAAGCTGTTCGACACATCAGCATGA
- the EXOC7 gene encoding exocyst complex component 7 isoform X1, translating into MIPPEEASARRREIEDKLKQEEETLSFIRESLEKSDQLTKNMVSILSSFESRLMKLENSIIPVHKQTENLQRLQENVEKTLSCLDHVISYYHVAKDTEKIIKEGPTGRLEEYLGCMARIQKAVEYFQDNNPDSPELNRVKSLFERGKESLESEFRSLMTRHTKPVPPILILDLISGDDEIDTQEDMILEHLPESVLQDIVRISLWLVEYGRNQDFMNVYYQIRSSQLDRSIKGLKEHFRKNSSSTGIPYSPAIQNKRKDTPTKKPIKRPVFIPGTIRKAQNLLKQYSQHGLDGKKGASNLIPMEGHEHDLRVKHLSDTLNDKHGPAAGRDDMLDIEIDAYIHCVSAFVKLAQSEYQLLTEIIPEHHQKKTFDSLIQESLDNLMIEGDNIVSAARKAIIRHDYSAVLTIFPILRHLKQTKPEFDQVLQGTAASTKNKLPGLITSMETTGAKALEDFADNIKNDPDKEYNMPKDGTVHELTSNAILFLQQLLDFQETAGAMLASQVLGDTYNIPLDPRETSSSASSYSSEFSRRLLSTYICKVLGNLQLNLLSKSKVYEDPALSAIFLHNNYNYILKSLEKSELIQLVAVTQKTAERSYKEHIEQQIQTYQRSWLKVTEYISERNLPVFQSGVKLKDKERQMIKERFKGFNDGLEELCKIQKAWAIPDMEQRDKIRKAQKTIVKETYSAFLHRYGNVPFTKNPEKYIKYRVDQVGEMIEKLFDTSA; encoded by the exons GAAGAAGAAACGCTGTCCTTTATAAGAGAGAGTCTTGAAAAGAGTGATCAGCTCACCAAAAACATG gtttccatcctctcctcctttgaGAGCCGTTTGATGAAGCTGGAGAACTCTATCATCCCTGTACATAAGCAGACAGAGAATCTACAACGTCTGCAGGAGAATGTTGAGAAGACCCTGTCCTGTCTGGATCATGTCATTAGTTATTACCATGTGGCTAAGGACACAGAGAAGATCATAAAGGAAGG CCCTACGGGGAGACTAGAGGAGTATTTGGGCTGCATGGCCAGAATCCAGAAGGCTGTAGAATATTTCCAGGACAACAATCCTGACAGCCCAGAACTGAACCGGGTG aAATCCCTGTTTGAGAGGGGGAAGGAATCTCTGGAATCAGAATTCCGCAGTCTGATGACGCGACACACCAAGCCAGTTCCTCCAATCCTCATCCTGGATCTGATCAGTGGGGATGATGAGATTGATACGCAGGAAGATATGATTTTGGAACACCTCCCTGAGAGTGTCTTGCAAGACATTGTCCGTATCTCCCTTTGGCTGGTGGAGTATGGAAGAAACCAAG ACTTCATGAATGTTTATTACCAAATCCGCTCTAGCCAGCTCGACCGCTCCATCAAAGGTCTGAAGGAGCATTTCCGTAAGAACAGCTCCTCCACAGGCATCCCGTACTCCCCCGCCATTCAGAACAAGAGGAAGGACACACCGACCAAAAAGCCTATCAAGAGACCAG TCTTCATTCCAG GCACGATCCGGAAGGCTCAGAACCTTCTGAAACAGTATTCTCAGCATGGTCTAGATGGGAAAAAGGGGGCCTCTAACCTCATTCCTATGGAAG GTCATGAGCATGATTTACGAGTTAAACACCTTTCCGATACCCTGAACGACAagcatgggccagctgctg GGAGGGATGACATGTTGGACATCGAGATTGATGCGTACATTCACTGTGTTAGCgcctttgtgaaactggcccagAGCGAGTACCAGCTCCTGACAGAAATCATCCCAGAGCACCACCAGAAGAAGACCTTTGACTCCCTCATTCAG GAGTCTCTGGATAACCTGATGATAGAGGGGGATAACATTGTCTCAGCAGCCCGGAAGGCCATCATTCGGCATGACTATTCAGCTGTGCTCACCATCTTCCCCATCCTCAGACACCTGAAGCAGACAAAGCCAGAGTTTGATCAAGTCTTACAG GGCACTGCAGCCAGCACAAAGAACAAGCTTCCAGGGCTGATCACCTCCATGGAAACCACAGGTGCAAAAGCACTGGAGGACTTTGCAGACAACATTAAG AATGATCCAGACAAGGAGTATAACATGCCGAAAGATGGGACAGTTCACGAACTCACCAGCAAT GCCATTCTCTTCCTGCAGCAGTTGCTGGATTTCCAGGAGACAGCAGGTGCCATGCTGGCATCCCAAG TTCTTGGGGACACATACAATATTCCTTTAGATCCCAGAG AGACCAGCTCTTCAGCTAGCAGCTACAGTTCTGAATTTAGCAGACGTCTGCTCAGCACCTACATCT GCAAAGTATTGGGCAACTTGCAACTAAACCTTCTCAGTAAATCCAAGGTTTATGAGGACCCAGCTTTGAGTGCCATCTTCCTGCACAACAACTACAATTACATCCTTAAATCCCTTGAAAA GTCTGAGCTAATCCAGTTGGTGGCTGTGACTCAGAAAACAGCAGAGAGGTCTTACAAGGAGCACATTGAGCAGCAGATCCAAACCTACCAGCGCAG CTGGTTAAAAGTAACAGAATACATCTCGGAGAGAAACTTGCCTGTCTTTCAATCAGGAGTCAAG CTCAAGGATAAGGAGAGGCAGATGATAAAGGAGCGTTTTAAG GGTTTTAATGACGGCCTGGAGGAGTTGTGTAAAATCCAGAAGGCCTGGGCCATCCCTGACATGGAGCAGAGGGACAAAATCCGCAAGGCCCAGAAAACCATTGTGAAAGAGACCTACAGTGCCTTCTTACACAG GTATGGCAATGTGCCCTTCACCAAGAACCCTGAGAAGTACATCAAGTATAGAGTTGACCAGGTGGGCGAGATGATTGAGAAGCTGTTCGACACATCAGCATGA